In Effusibacillus lacus, the sequence TTTTGCTCGGGCAAGATCGCCGGATACAAGATCCCCAAAAAGTTTGTGTTCGTGGAAGAACTCCCGAAAACCTCGGTCGGCAAGATCGACAAGAAGAGAATTTCCGACAATCTGGTGCAAATTCGCAAAACAAATGCTGGCGCATGAATGAGGCAAGGCGTGATCCCCGGTTGAAACCGGGGATTTTTTCGTATTCATGCAAAAGAGCTCCATGGGTTTCGATATTGCAGTTTGTGCGGAAAGTCAAAATTGCCCTCCACTTTGCCAAAAAGGCGTAGGAAGAGGGAGAGCAAGGTTTTTCTGAGCTATGCCGATCCAGCATTATTTTTTTACTTTCCTAACTGCCAGGCAATCTTCTCTGCTTCGGGATGCAAATCCGCTTGGGTCGCCTTGACGTATATCATCGTCGTATCCAAACTGTCATGACCCATAATTTGAGCCAGCCGGTGCAAAGGTGTGTTTACTGCCATAACGTACCCGAATCGATGCCGCAGATCATGAGCGCTCAATCCTTCGAGCCGTGCCAATTTCATATATTTTTGGATGAGATGTCGTAATGCTCGTTCGCTGAGCCGACCACCTGTTTTTTCGGACGGAAACAAATACTTGCTGTTGGGCGACAGTGTCGCCATATATTTTTCCAAAGCAGATCTGCACGTGGAGTTGAGTGGAACTTCTCTTTCTTTATTGCGCTTTCCGGAGCGAACGATAACATGGTCGCTCCGTTTTCCGATCTTAATATCTTCCGGCGCCAAATCGCAAACTTCCATTGTCCGGAGGCCCGTATAAATCATTAAAATGATGATTGTCTGATCTCGTAATGAACCGCTGTGTTCCGCTGCAGCAACCAGAGCCGCTTCTTCTTTTTCTGTCATCTGTCGGGGGCTCGTCTTTTCCTCCGGAATTAACTTCACCGGTTTGGACGGATCGCGGCGGATACGTCCTTCGGTAGCAGCCCATCCAAAAAATCGTTTGAGTGTAACCAATCGGCGGTTAATCGTTGCCGGCTTTAGTTTCATTATTTTTTGCATAACTTCCTGGTATCGGGTCAATGTAGGGGTAGCCACATCCTCTAATCGGAAGGCCACATCCTTCTTCTGGTTGCTTTGCTCAGAACTCTCAAACCATCTAATAAACTGCTTCAGATCACTTGCGTATTCCTTCAAAGTTTTTGAATTCAGGTCTTCCTTTGTGGAGAGGGTGTGTACGAAATCGTTAATTATTTGTTCCCCTTGTTCGGATATTTCCTTTTGGATGCTCACTGTCGGAAACCCTCCAAATTCTTGACTTACATTAGCGGACATGATAATCTTATCTTAATTTATACATTAGCGGACATCAAGAGTGAAGTTAAGATAAATTCAATCGCCCCTAATAGTAATTAGCGGACATTATGGAGGGATCGCTTATGTCGATGCCAAAAGAAAAGTTCCACCGCATTATTGACTTGTTACCCGAAGATCGGTACGAGAAACTCGTAAAGGCACTGCCCAAAATCATTTTTGAAGGCGAAAAAGACAGTGACGATCTGACTTCGGATGAGTTGACCGAAATTTTGGCTGAGGCAAATAAAGCCAAAGAGGAAGTGGCAAAAGGTGAGTATGCCACTTATGATGAAGTGTTTGGGGATCTAAGCAATGATGTATAAAGTGATCTTTCGGAAAGAAGTTGAGAAATATATCAAGAAACTCGACAAGCCCACACGCTTGCGGATCCGGAATGCCATTCTTGACTTGGCCGAGAATCCCTATCTCGATATAAATGTCAAGCCTTTGGAAGGCGGCGAAAATCTTTTCCGGAAACGTGTGGGGGACTTTCGGATTATCTTTTCGGTGGAAAACGAACAATTGGTGATTTTG encodes:
- a CDS encoding tyrosine-type recombinase/integrase — translated: MSIQKEISEQGEQIINDFVHTLSTKEDLNSKTLKEYASDLKQFIRWFESSEQSNQKKDVAFRLEDVATPTLTRYQEVMQKIMKLKPATINRRLVTLKRFFGWAATEGRIRRDPSKPVKLIPEEKTSPRQMTEKEEAALVAAAEHSGSLRDQTIIILMIYTGLRTMEVCDLAPEDIKIGKRSDHVIVRSGKRNKEREVPLNSTCRSALEKYMATLSPNSKYLFPSEKTGGRLSERALRHLIQKYMKLARLEGLSAHDLRHRFGYVMAVNTPLHRLAQIMGHDSLDTTMIYVKATQADLHPEAEKIAWQLGK
- a CDS encoding type II toxin-antitoxin system RelE family toxin, producing MMYKVIFRKEVEKYIKKLDKPTRLRIRNAILDLAENPYLDINVKPLEGGENLFRKRVGDFRIIFSVENEQLVILIIKVSSRGDVYPEN